One stretch of Eretmochelys imbricata isolate rEreImb1 chromosome 1, rEreImb1.hap1, whole genome shotgun sequence DNA includes these proteins:
- the EIF2S3 gene encoding eukaryotic translation initiation factor 2 subunit 3 has protein sequence MAGDEAGVTLGQPHLSRQDLATLNVTKLTPLSPEVISRQATINIGTIGHVAHGKSTVVKAISGVHTVRFKNELERNITIKLGYANAKIYKLDDPSCSRPECYRSCGSSTPDEFPTDIPGTKGNFKLIRHVSFVDCPGHDILMATMLNGAAVMDAALLLIAGNESCPQPQTSEHLAAIEIMKLKHILILQNKIDLVKESQAKEQYEQILAFVQGTVAEGAPIIPISAQLKYNIEVVCEYIVKKIPVPLRDFTSEPRLIVIRSFDVNKPGCEVDDLKGGVAGGSILKGVLKVGQELEVRPGIVSKDSEGKLMCKPIFSKIVSLFAEHNDLQYAAPGGLIGVGTKIDPTLCRADRMVGQVLGAVGALPEIFTELEISYFLLRRLLGVRTEGDKKAAKVQKLSKNEVLMVNIGSLSTGGRVSAVKADLGKIVLTNPVCTEVGEKIALSRRVEKHWRLIGWGQIRRGVTIKPTVDDD, from the exons AATGTTACCAAGCTGACGCCTCTCTCGCCAGAAGTCATCAGCCGTCAAGCTACGATTAATATag gCACAATTGGTCATGTGGCCCATGGAAAGTCAACAGTAGTAAAAGCTATTTCTGGAGTTCACACTGTTAGATTCAAAAATGAACTGGAAAGAAATATCACTATCAAGCTGGGTTATGCCAATGCTAAG ATTTACAAACTTGATGACCCCAGTTGCTCCCGACCAGAGTGTTACCGGTCCTGTGGAAGTAGTACACCAGATGAGTTCCCTACAGATATTCCTGGGACCAAAGGGAATTTTAAACTAATCAG GCATGTCTCTTTTGTCGATTGTCCGGGCCACGATATCTTGATGGCTACTATGCTGAACGGTGCGGCAGTTATGGATGCAGCACTGCTTTTGATAG ctgGTAATGAGTCATGCCCTCAGCCCCAGACCTCTGAACATCTAGCTGCTATAGAAATCATGAAATTGAAACACATTCTAATTCTACAGAATAAGATTGACTTGGTAAAGGAGAGCCAGGCTAAAGAACAGTATGAACAGATTCTTGCATTTGTACAAG GTACAGTTGCAGAAGGAGCTCCTATTATTCCAATCTCAGCACAGCTGAAATACAACATTGAGGTGGTTTGTGAGTATATAGTAAAGAAAATTCCAGTCCCATTGCGAGACTTCACATCAGAACCAAGACTTATTG TAATTAGATCTTTTGATGTCAACAAGCCTGGATGTGAAGTAGATGACCTTAAGGGTGGTGTAGCTGGCGGTAGTATTCTAAAAGGTGTATTAAAG GTAGGCCAGGAACTTGAAGTCAGACCTGGTATTGTATCCAAGGACAGTGAAGGAAAACTCATGTGCAAGCCAATCTTTTCCAAAATTGTATCACTTTTTGCAGAACACAATGATCTACAGTATGCTGCTCCTGGAGGCCTAATTG GTGTTGGCACTAAAATTGACCCAACTTTATGTCGGGCTGACCGAATGGTGGGGCAGGTTCTTGGTGCAGTTGGAGCACTCCCTGAAATATTCACAGAGCTGGAAATTTCCTATTTCCTGCTTAGGCGTCTGCTAGGTGTGCGCACTGAGGGAGACAAGAAAGCTGCAAAG GTGCAAAAACTATCCAAGAATGAAGTTTTAATGGTAAATATAGGATCCTTGTCTACTGGAGGAAGAGTTAGCGCAGTGAAGGCTGATTTGGGCAAGATAGTGCTAACTAACCCTGTGTGCACAGAAGTAGGAGAAAAAATTGCCCTTAGTCGAagagttgagaaacactggcg tttaatCGGCTGGGGTCAAATAAGAAGAGGAGTGACAATCAAGCCAACAGTTGATGATGATTGA